One genomic window of Haliotis asinina isolate JCU_RB_2024 chromosome 4, JCU_Hal_asi_v2, whole genome shotgun sequence includes the following:
- the LOC137281224 gene encoding serine-rich adhesin for platelets-like isoform X4 — MEFLPRVSLMGSRHTLHTEPDCQKTPGMDSDLESPRWMRMMTDPDTPNQGGYWGHIFSRPAVRYAGQPSQSGFFTSSNLNGKALSSRDVSLSDPYKDELEPYFTSNSGDSFTSSIQSYKDKRNARRRNTVFLVLLLVGLLGVIAGITAATLWSIIGQHNGAISGRLENPLSGGAKTGGGVTSTAGTATESPTVTDSRIRNIIDGTGLASSSGSTISGQAASSGSTHVSSSSPAASDVDATRPVSSVNDLSTSSIQSQDVAGQHSTDHMSGRNTLDSSTPNMYPSHRVDSQTSSQIRLTLQYPSSVNSGTYGVSHTMPQHVSYYNSSSIQPQHIHMSPTAAITLPMHNTLLTVTHRASVTNIHLISSLPDRSEGNGGLTGSSVDISAQSRSAETTFLAPSSALTSRADASLDSSSGSGAARSVTRDSSTISSGPGGSRESATLAPSNAMGFDASDIVGGSSDSNFDGSGLVGSSTFQVGPPSALLPSNSLGFSGDVTPVLDGSLGSRTVGSRGTLAPSDSLGSDASFGGGGGGFGPSGSESGGWSSKTTLATTNSLGFEGDISLALGGSSASTMGGSGTGASSTVVSDSSPVHNSAGGFGTATLAPSHTVGFVSDSRAIIDRSDASSLVRSGLFVSDGTPTLLPSDTRRFGDYASPSLGGSSVFSDGGSVISGVDVSGTLTPSNTLAIESDASSSVGGSTGFSAGRSGGTSTLTPSYAISSEVSAVGRSSGSSANGSGETAILTPSNAVSIVGGASSGVEELSGSSNSSSSTFGSGRTATLTPSNTLSSEVEASSGVGGQNMFSVFSSGPETVGGSQSGGTATLSPSHSLDIGGDANAGLGGLAGSIVGGTGSGGDGSVVSRQSTTSIVSSGPDQGHSSVSGDGNMLYPTTLTSLPDALTRTEQTLSAIDNSLTAFVFTPGSVSGSFGSGSSGGSAGYSGSRTVASDHLHGSASNTPVSYSLSMGIINTLPVSAETYSDLLGGTESIAASASSVYSDSASISRNDDTSLDESYISSSQTMTVGDTSSDASVSQSAQLGSSPSAYFGVDTASEFGQRNSLISPTAHLSALGLHTGNIGASVTHSGIADYTHSSTIGPQDRSTLSLGGTTKGITSSSAVLSTAGNSGLGGTQSLGSSSVYNSSFSVQPSLQLGSDMSTVFNSATATPIMVTLATVLTSGVGLAGTVVTSRVGTGSTAVTSKVGSETASAHVQTVSLVNTALSNGLTESLMTSSQAFTESTDIYTDDTITSNTKNTESIPYSTHTLSITNASVYDASDRSMSTGHGGAGDGTNLDTMIATITTGEVTPTVATASVGETNRLLTSTDSALDGSSKNVISNSLSPSIVASSRLDSINSMPTSSLLDSMNLGSSSTLLESMNLGSSSTLLESMNLGSSSTLLESMNLGSSSTLLDSMNLGSSSKVLDSMNLGSSSKVLDSMNLGSSSTMLDSMNLGSSSTVLESMNLGSSSTVLDSMNLGSSSTMLDSMNLGSSSTVLDSMNLGSSSKVLDSMTLRPTSSLLDSMNLGPDSTVLDSMNLGSSSSLLDSMNLGSDSTLLDSMPSSVVDTYVESSPALAGTPSVVTYSEGQTIDSSMQSSVGASMSSTSALDGVSSVDSIDSSSSVLASTLDLNLLSSPNLKESEHASMAPSTMQTSMVVTSQTTGVTISSVGGSMVTVATGHTQTSMLVPSAPISTTYNSMDGSMVTMATGDAQASMVDASSTVSRSMANSMDGDVGSSMPTQTGVIDATAGTPFNSQDVSMVTMVTGDAQTSMVDGGMTSTLVDTQTNVIDPSSTLATALSGVDGSATTTTTAPGAASPGESGTTTLTSPVTMATSIEGASVVNSMMGSSTLGFSASTNAMPTSASDSINSAISSLTSDSSVSSDEVSVSSGILPSTVAASTKSATTTATGGSIQASSATGTITPSSTQAVDASSAVVSTTATTTSVTTTSQTTTTTTTTTTTTTLAPVITMNNPPALLYTETSISCTLRGEDWILVGFFQRFAGRVRAIAGFSADIKGTVFLSSGLSSSLYNDTNTTTFVITFHNVTCEQATLYSCGASLPNANISSSGRLQVTLPPQPPVVTYPGDIEENTQVTMTCEATVMTTDGDLYWAIKRPGQTTFARNDFADDTRTETPGSCTKTVTHTLTTTFDMSYNGTEIRCQSSNPDDVSSSNVLLIVPW, encoded by the exons cCGGCGGTGCGTTATGCCGGTCAGCCAAGTCAGAGCGGCTTCTTCACCTCTTCCAACCTCAACGGGAAGGCCCTCAGCAGCCGCGACGTCAGCCTTAGCGACCCTTACAAGGATGAGCTGGAGCCGTACTTCACCAGTAACAGCGGCGACTCGTTCACGAGCTCCATACAGTCTTACAAGGACAAGAGGAACGCACGGCGGCGGAACACCGTCTTCCTGGTGTTGTTGCTGGTGGGGTTGCTAGGGGTGATTGCAGGCATCACGGCCGCTACACTATGGAGCATCATCGGCCAACACAACG GAGCTATATCAGGACGGCTCGAGAATCCTTTGTCAGGTGGGGCGAAAACTGGTGGCGGAGTCACGTCTACAGCAGGTACAGCAACGGAATCACCCACTGTTACTGACTCTAGAATCCGAAATATTATAGATGGTACTGGCTTGGCCTCTTCAAGTGGATCTACCATCAGCGGTCAAGCAGCATCTTCAGGTTCAACTCATGTGTCTTCATCATCACCAGCAGCATCTGACGTTGATGCAACTCGTCCAGTGTCTAGTGTAAATGACTTATCCACTTCATCTATACAAAGTCAAGACGTCGCTGGTCAACACTCAACTGACCATATGTCTGGTAGGAATACTTTAGATAGTTCTACACCAAATATGTATCCGTCGCATAGAGTAGATTCCCAGACGAGTTCCCAAATACGACTGACACTTCAATATCCGTCCTCCGTGAATAGTGGCACATATGGTGTATCACACACAATGCCCCAGCACGTCTCCTACTACAACTCATCCAGTATACAACCTCAACACATCCACATGTCACCCACTGCAGCCATAACACTCCCGATGCATAATACTCTCCTCACCGTGACTCACCGTGCGTCTGTTACTAATATACACCTCATCTCCTCCTTGCCTGACCGTAGTGAAGGGAATGGTGGCTTGACAGGGTCCAGCGTGGACATAAGTGCACAGAGTAGGTCCGCTGAAACTACATTCTTGGCTCCTTCTAGTGCTCTAACCTCTAGGGCTGATGCTTCTTTAGATTCATCAAGTGGTTCTGGCGCGGCCAGAAGTGTAACACGTGACTCTAGCACGATTAGCAGTGGACCAGGTGGGTCTCGTGAATCAGCAACTTTGGCGCCTTCAAATGCTATGGGTTTTGATGCCAGTGATATTGTAGGAGGATCTAGCGATTCCAACTTTGACGGTAGTGGGTTGGTCGGTTCTAGCACGTTCCAGGTGGGTCCACCATCCGCTTTACTTCCTTCTAATAGTCTAGGCTTTAGTGGTGATGTAACTCCTGTTTTAGATGGATCACTTGGTTCTAGAACAGTTGGGTCACGTGGAACACTGGCTCCTTCTGATTCTCTAGGATCTGATGCAAGTTTcggtggaggtggaggtggtTTTGGCCCGAGTGGTAGTGAATCCGGTGGATGGTCTTCAAAAACCACATTAGCTACTACGAATTCTCTAGGTTTTGAGGGAGACATAAGTTTGGCTTTGGGCGGATCAAGTGCCTCTACCATGGGTGGTAGTGGAACAGGTGCTTCTAGCACGGTTGTTAGTGATTCTAGCCCAGTTCATAATTCGGCAGGTGGCTTTGGAACAGCAACCTTAGCTCCTTCTCATACTGTAGGCTTTGTCTCTGATTCAAGGGCAATAATCGACAGATCAGACGCTTCTAGCTTGGTTAGGAGCGGTTTGTTTGTCTCGGATGGAACACCAACATTGCTTCCTTCTGATACTCGTAGGTTTGGAGATTATGCAAGTCCTAGTTTAGGTGGATCAAGTGTCTTTAGCGACGGCGGTAGTGTTATAAGTGGCGTAGACGTATCAGGCACCTTGACTCCTTCTAATACCTTAGCCATTGAGAGTGATGCAAGTTCTAGTGTAGGTGGATCAACCGGGTTTAGTGCGGGCAGGTCCGGTGGAACATCCACCTTGACTCCTTCTTATGCTATAAGTTCTGAGGTTTCTGCCGTAGGTAGATCAAGTGGTTCTAGTGCGAATGGGTCGGGTGAAACAGCCATTTTGACTCCGTCTAATGCCGTAAGTATTGTAGGTGGTGCAAGTTCTGGTGTGGAAGAATTAAGTGGTTCAAGCAATAGTAGTAGTTCTACATTTGGTTCGGGTCGAACAGCAACCTTGACTCCTTCTAATACTCTGAGCTCTGAAGTTGAAGCCAGTTCTGGTGTAGGTGGACAAAATATGTTTAGTGTATTTAGTAGTGGACCTGAAACTGTTGGTGGaagccaatctggtggaactgcAACTTTGTCACCCTCACATAGTCTAGATATTGGAGGTGATGCTAATGCCGGCTTAGGTGGACTTGCTGGTTCTATAGTAGGTGGTACTGGTTCAGGTGGTGACGGCAGTGTGGTAAGCCGCCAATCTACAACCAGCATCGTCTCGTCAGGACCAGATCAAGGCCACAGTAGTGTGAGTGGTGATGGAAACATGTTGTATCCAACCACGCTAACGTCCCTTCCTGACGCACTTACCCGCACTGAGCAAACATTGTCTGCTATAGATAACTCGTTAACGGCTTTTGTTTTTACGCCAGGTTCTGTATCAGGAAGTTTTGGGTCAGGTTCATCTGGTGGTAGTGCAGGATATAGTGGAAGCAGGACAGTTGCTTCAGACCATCTACATGGCTCGGCATCTAACACGCCTGTCTCATATAGCCTCTCAATGGGAATCATAAACACATTACCAGTTTCAGCTGAGACATATTCTGACTTGCTTGGTGGAACGGAAAGTATAGCAGCCTCAGCTTCTAGTGTCTATAGTGATTCAGCTTCCATCAGTCGGAATGACGATACATCTTTAGATGAAAGCTACATCTCTTCATCTCAAACAATGACTGTTGGGGATACATCGTCAGATGCTTCAGTAAGTCAATCTGCTCAGCTTGGCTCAAGTCCATCTGCTTATTTTGGTGTAGATACTGCTTCAGAATTTGGTCAACGTAACAGTTTGATATCTCCAACAGCACATCTAAGTGCTCTGGGTTTGCATACAGGTAATATCGGCGCGTCGGTCACACACAGTGGAATAGCGGATTACACACACTCATCAACCATAGGTCCTCAAGATAGGTCCACTTTGTCTTTAGGAGGGACCACTAAGGGaataacatcatcatcagctgTGCTAAGTACTGCAGGAAACAGTGGACTGGGTGGTACACAGAGTCTTGGATCTAGCAGTGTTTACAACAGCAGTTTTTCTGTACAACCATCTTTACAACTCGGCAGTGACATGTCCACAGTCTTTAACAGTGCAACGGCTACACCAATCATGGTTACACTTGCCACTGTTTTAACAAGTGGCGTGGGGTTAGCTGGTACTGTTGTCACGAGCCGGGTGGGGACAGGCAGCACTGCTGTCACAAGTAAGGTGGGTTCTGAGACAGCGTCAGCACATGTTCAAACAGTATCACTTGTAAACACTGCTTTGAGTAATGGCCTGACTGAATCTTTGATGACGTCAAGTCAAGCATTTACTGAAAGTACAGACATTTACACAGATGACACAATAACGtcaaacacaaaaaacactGAGTCCATTCCATATTCAACTCACACACTATCTATAACTAACGCGTCTGTGTATGACGCCAGTGATAGGAGCATGTCGACAGGTcatggtggtgctggtgatggtacTAATCTTGATACCATGATAGCCACAATTACAACAGGTGAAGTAACGCCTACTGTTGCTACTGCTAGCGTGGGTGAGACGAATCGTTTATTGACTTCAACAGACAGTGCCTTGGATGGCAGCAGCAAGAATGTCATCTCAAATTCTCTATCTCCGAGTATAGTAGCCAGCAGCCGCTTGGACAGCATCAACAGCATGCCGACCAGCAGTTTGTTAGACAGCATGAATTTAGGATCGAGCAGTACATTGTTAGAGAGCATGAATTTAGGATCGAGCAGTACATTGTTAGAGAGCATGAATTTAGGATCGAGCAGTACATTGTTAGAGAGCATGAATTTAGGATCGAGCAGCACATTATTAGACAGCATGAATTTAGGATCGAGCAGTAAAGTGTTAGACAGCATGAATTTAGGATCGAGCAGTAAAGTGTTAGACAGCATGAATTTAGGATCGAGCAGTACAATGTTGGACAGCATGAATTTAGGATCGAGCAGTACAGTGTTAGAGAGCATGAATTTAGGATCGAGCAGTACAGTGTTAGACAGCATGAATTTAGGATCGAGCAGTACAATGTTGGACAGCATGAATTTAGGATCGAGCAGTACAGTGTTAGACAGCATGAATTTAGGATCGAGCAGTAAAGTGTTAGACAGCATGACTTTGAGACCGACCAGTAGCTTGTTAGACAGCATGAATTTAGGACCGGACAGTACTGTGTTAGACAGCATGAATTTAGGATCGAGCAGTTCTTTGTTAGACAGCATGAATTTAGGATCGGACAGTACCTTGTTAGACAGCATGCCCAGCAGTGTGGTAGACACGTATGTTGAGTCAAGCCCCGCTCTAGCGGGTACACCATCTGTGGTAACATACTCAGAGGGGCAGACAATCGACAGCAGCATGCAATCTAGTGTTGGTGCCAGCATGTCCAGCACGTCGGCTTTAGATGGTGTTAGCTCTGTAGATAGCATAGATTCAAGTAGTAGCGTGTTAGCAAGCACGTTAGACCTGAATTTGCTTTCATCCCCCAATCTCAAAGAAAGTGAGCATGCAAGCATGGCCCCAAGCACAATGCAAACAAGCATGGTGGTCACATCACAGACTACTGGTGTGACAATTAGTAGCGTGGGTGGAAGCATGGTTACTGTGGCTACCGGACATACGCAAACAAGCATGTTAGTGCCTTCAGCTCCCATATCTACCACATACAACAGCATGGACGGTAGCATGGTCACTATGGCAACTGGGGATGCACAAGCAAGCATGGTAGATGCCTCAAGTACAGTATCTAGAAGCATGGCGAACAGCATGGACGGCGACGTAGGCAGCAGCATGCCTACACAAACAGGCGTTATAGATGCGACTGCTGGTACACCATTCAACAGCCAGGATGTGAGTATGGTTACTATGGTTACTGGAGACGCACAGACAAGCATGGTGGATGGTGGCATGACATCAACATTAGTGGATACACAGACCAACGTGATCGATCCATCATCTACTCTCGCTACAGCACTCAGTGGCGTGGACGGatctgcaacaacaacaacaacagctcCAGGAGCAGCTTCTCCTGGTGAATCTGGAACTACAACACTGACTTCACCTGTCACAATGGCTACAAGCATAGAGGGCGCCAGTGTCGTCAACAGCATGATGGGGTCTTCAACGTTGGGATTTTCCGCCTCTACAAATGCCATGCCAACTAGTGCATCAGATAGCATCAACAGTGCAATCTCGTCTTTGACGTCTGACAGCAGTGTCTCATCTGATGAAGTGTCAGTATCGTCAGGTATACTTCCTTCAACTGTAGCAGCATCTACTAAAAGCGCTACTACAACTGCAACAGGTGGAAGTATACAAGCGTCGTCGGCAACAGGTACAATAACGCCTTCATCAACTCAAGCTGTAG ATGCCTCCTCGGCAGTTGTGTCAACTACTGCGACAACAACATCAGTCACGACGACAAGTcaaacaacaacgacaacaacgacaacaactacaacaactactcTAGCGCCGG TGATCACGATGAACAACCCCCCTGCTCTACTATACACGGAAACCTCTATCTCCTGCACGCTGAGAGGTGAAGACTGGATCTTGGTTGGATTCTTCCAGCGGTTCGCAGGACGAGTCCGTGCTATTGCGGGCTTCTCCGCTGACATCAAGGGCACCGTCTTCCTGAGCAGTGGTCTCTCTTCCAGTCTGTACAACGACACCAACACTACTACATTCGTCATTACCTTTCACAACGTCACTTGTGAGCAGGCCACGCTCTACAGCTGCGGTGCCAGTCTTCCCAATGCGAATATAAGCAGCTCTGGGAGATTGCAGGTCACTT TGCCCCCTCAACCGCCTGTTGTGACGTATCCAGGCGATATTGAAGAAAATACCCAAGTCACTATGACCTGTGAGGCAACCGTCATGACAACCGACGGCGACCTCTACTGGGCTATCAAGCGTCCAGGGCAGACAACTTTTGCTCGAAATGACTTCGCGGATGACACACGGACCGAGACACCGGGGAGTTGCACAAAGACCGTTACTCACACATTGACCACAACTTTTGACATGAGTTATAACGGTACGGAAATCCGATGCCAGTCGTCTAACCCCGATGACGTGTCTTCCTCTAACGTATTGTTAATTGTTCCAT GGTGA